GGCCGAGGTACCCTGCGGGCGacggaggggcggggggggggcgtcACCGCGGCACCCTGAGACCCCAGCGCGGGCGAGGGTCCCGCCCCGACGCCCCGGGCGGTTTCGGTTCCTCCGCCGGGCGCTGTTGACAGGAAGCACCGAGCCAGGCCGTTTCGGGGTGTCTcaatggggggcgggggggggatgCGCCGGCAGATCGGGGGGGACACGCTGCCTTTTGGGGCGCCGCGCCAGCCCCTCGCCCTTTGGGGGGCACCGGAGGGGTCGCGCCGTGACCCCGTGCCGTCCCCGCCTCGAGCGGGGCGAGGCGACCCGTGCACCCCCACCCCTGCGCCCCTCGtgcccccgagccccccgccccacaccgcctcacctgggaggaggcagaggaggatgaggaggaaggggagcgGGGCGCCCCGTTTTGGGGGAGCGCCCGCCATGTCGTTGTCGTCGCCGCCGTCTGCGCCAGGCCCCGTCGCAGGAGATGCGCCCCGATGCCCGCGACCGCCCTCTCGGGGGGCTGCGGTGGGCGGGGCGCAGGGTGGGGCGGGCCCCACCCTGGCGTCACCCCACGGCCTGCCCCAggatgggggggctgcaggggtctgggggcaCACGAGTTTGGGGCATGGGAATTGGGGGTCCCAGGGTGTCATGGGCCAGGCGTCCTGGGGTCCCAGGGGcttgggggtcccagggtgCCAGGGGCCACatgtttggggggggtctcaggggtctgggggggtcccaggggcctGAAGGTCCTGGGTTTCAAAGGTCCTGGGGTTTGATGGTCCCAGGTTTGAGGGTCCCAAGTGTTTGGGGGTCCCAGGTTTGAGGGACCTGAGGTGTCAGGGGTCCTGCAGGTCCCAGGACATTGGGGGTCCTGGGTTTGAGGGTCCcaagggtttgggggtccccagtTTGAGGGACCGGGGTCCTAGGTTTGGGGGTCCTGGGTTTGAGGGTCCcaagggtttgggggtcccgggtttgggggtcccgggtTTGAGGATACCAGCTATGAGTGACCTGAGGAGTGTTGGGGGTCCTGAGGGTCCTGGAgatttgggggtcctggggtctCAGAGTCCCAGGGGTCCTTGGTTTAAGGGTCCTGGGTTTGGGGGTACCGGCATCTTGGGGGTCCCAGATGTCCCGGGTTTGAGGGTCCTGGGGTGTCAGGGGTCCCTGGTTTGGAGGTCTCGGGGGTCCCGGGTTTGAGGGTCCTGGGGTCTCAGGGGTCCCTGGTTTGGAGGTCTCGGGGGTCCCGGGTTTAAGGGTCCCAGGGGTCCTGGGTTTGAGGGacgggggggtttgggggtccccagtTTGAGGGACCCGGGGTCCCAGGGGTCCCGGTTTGGCGTCCGGGGCGCGCTGGGCGCCGTGtcccgggcggggcggggcggggcggggctcgCTCCTCCCGCAggaaggggcggggcggggcggggcggggggacccaCCcacgggggggggagggggagccgcTTCCGGGCGCTGCGACGGGACCCCTGAGCCCCGGGACCGCGCCGGTGGGCTCCGGTACCGCCCTCTGTCgccccggggcggccgcgggaCCGCTCCGGTGAGtgtcccggggcgggggcggcgcttCCTgccgggggggcgcgggggggcgctccccgccgcccccgcgaCACCCCCACCCGCCCCGCGCCTCCGCGCACCCCGCAACAAGGGGGTCCAGGCTGGGGGGCGGCCAAGGGGGCCGGGGCTCCCctcagccgtggggcgctgccACGCCGGGGGCCAACACCCTGTCGCTCgtgtggggtgggatggggcgccgtggggcAGGGATGTGGTgtgccgtggggcaggggggtgtgAAGGCCGTGGCGCAGCCCCACAGCGCCGTGCGGCAGGGGGGCGTCAGGGTCGTGGCGCAGGCGCAcggcgccgtggggctgggggccatGGGGCAGAGTATGTGGGGGCTATAGCACAGCCCCATGGCGCCGTGGGGCACCGGTGCGCGGGGGCCGTGGGCCAGGCCCATGGCGCCGTGGGGCAGGGGTGCGTGTGGGCTGTGGTGCAGGCCCATGGTGCCGTGGGGCAGGGTTCATAGGGGTTGTGGGGCAGGATGTATGGGGGATATAGCAGAGCCCCACGGTGATGTTGGGCAGGGGGCGCAGGGGCTGTGGTGTACCCCACGGCGCCGTGGGGCAGGGTATGTGGGGCTATAGCAGAGCCCCACGGCGCCGTGGGGCAGGATATGTGTGGGCTATAGCAGAGCCCCACGGCGCCGCGGGGCAGGGTATGTCGGGGCTATGGCAGAGCCCCACGGCGCCATGGGGCAGGATATGTGGGGGCTATGGCAGAGCCCCACGGTGCCGCGGGGCAGGGTATGTCGGGGCTATGGCAGAGCCCCACAGTGCTGCGGGGCAGGGTATGTCGGGGCTATGGCAGAGCCCCACGGCGCCGTGGGGCAGGGTATGTGGGGGCTATGGTAGAGCCCCACGGCGCCGCGGGGCAGGGTATGTTGGGGCTATGGCAGAGCCCCACGGCGCCGCGGGGCAGGGTATGTTGGGGCTATGGCACAGCCCCACGGCATTGTGGGGCAGGGTACGTGGGGGCTATAGCACAGCCCCACGGCGCCGCGGGGCAGGGGATGTGGGAGCTATGGCAGAGCCCCACGGCGCCGCGGGGCAGGGGTGCGTGGGGGCCGTGGGGCGCCCCACACGCCGTGGGGGGAGGCCGGGGGCCCTGCGGCCGCGCCGCACATCACTTCCTGCAGGAAGCTCCGCTGCTCTGTAAATAACCGGGGGCCGCCGCTTTGTGTTACAGCCGGGAGACGCCTTTCCGCCGTGGGGTGACGGGGGGTGCCCCCCGAGCCGGACCCCccctgccgccgccccgccgccgccccccaccaccccccgccgccccccgctccTGGGCCGCTCGGCCGAGCCCCGGGGGGGGTTGCCACATTTCCTGCCCCGCCGGGATCTTTCCCCAGCTCGGAAGCAGGTACGTGGAGGCcggttttgggggtggggggggctcccctgtgcccccccgtgcccccccaaAACGCTGCCCGGAGGGGcgggggccggtgggggccccccccccccccggcgcaGGGCACTCAATGGGGCCCTTTGTGTGGCACAGAGCCCCTTTGAGAGCGGGCGccgccccccccaaccccgggGCGGGGAGAGCGCCCCACCCACCCGCGCCCCCAAACCGCCCGGGGGGGGCCGAGACCCCCCAGGCTCACCCCAATTCCGCCCCGCAGCGCTgaccccgccgcctgccgcccGGGCCCCCCCGGCGCAGGATGGAGCCGGAGGAGGCCTCTAACTCGGTGAGAGGTTGTCCCCGCCGccgtgctgtgctgggggggggtccctggagcCCCCCgacgggccgccccgccccccccccgccccggggaccccccagcgcccccccagcgccccatCTCTCCCCAGAGCCCCGCGGCGGGCGCTCGCGGCGCCGGCGCCTCGGCCGTGCCCATCATCGGCGCCGAGGACGAGGACTTTGAGAATGACATCGAGCCGGTGAGTCCCCACCCTTGTGTCGCCGGGCGCCCTgtcgggggctgggggggtccccccaaGGCCTgacgcccccctccccgccccccagAACCCCGACGACCAGAACAGCCTGTTCCAGAGCCTGGAGCTGGTCCGGCAGCACCCCGTCTATCTCATGGCCTTCCTCCAGCACGTCGTGCTCCAGTTCGACTCCTGCCCCGTGGTgagggggctcgggggggggccggcgggggccggggagggTCAGCgggttcggggggggggggacgggacccGGCGGGTGCAGGGGGACCCCCCACAAGTGCGGCAGCACCCACGGGCGAGCGGctgcgccccccgccccacctcGAATAACTTCTTGTCTCTGTTCCCCCCCCCGCTGGCAGGGGCCGGAGCCGAGGTAAaacactggggggggggggggggaaggtttgggggttcgggggggcggggggagcgtCGCCCTGCCTTCACCCCCGGCCCGTGGCCCCCCCTttccgctcccccccccccccccagctctgctaCCTGCACGTGGACATGCTGCGCAGGATGAACCCCAAGGAGGGCAAGAAGCAGTTCCTGGAATTTTGCCACATGTTCCTGGACAAGGCAGGGGTGAGTGcgcccccgcggcccccccgaaacgcccccgcggccccccccaaaacgcccccgcagcccctctgcacccccccGGGGGCCTCGGCGGGGGTCCcaccaccctccctcccccctctctCGCAGCTGCTGCGGGTGCCCGTCCCCCACCAGGTGCAGTTCGAACTGGGTGAGTCAATCCCCGccccctgctgctccccccaCCTCCGCCGGCCCCAAAGCCCCCCTCCACCTTTTggggggcccccccccgccacgcccCGGCCCTTCCCCCACCCGCCGCACCCAGCGCCTGCGGCCGGGCCCGGAAGCCGCCTGGGAAGCCCCAACCACGGGGACGAGGGGGGGCCCGCGGCTCCGcagggggggccgggggggccggcaGCGCCACggagagccccccccccccccccaagtgtGTGTGGGGTGGCGGTGGGGGGCGCCCCCTCGgctgacaccccctccccagaccGGACGCGCCCCGAGCTCCTGCCCGACGAGGTGCAGCGCCGGTACCTGCAGGAGATCCAGGCCTTCCAGGAGCCCGAGATCTCCCGGCAGCTGGAGGACTTCAGGTGGGGGGAGacgggtcccgggggggtcccggggggtcccggccccgcGGCTGACGCCCCTCCCGCAGGTCCAAGCGGCTGATGGGGATGACGCCGGGCGAGCAGGAGCTGTCGGAGCTGGAGTCGTACCGCACGCGGGACCACGGCATCCGCGACGCCAAGGAGAAGCAGCTGGCGGAGGTGCTGCTGACCCGCCTGGAGGAGATGCAGTGAGTGGGgggccccgggaccccccgcccggcgcggaacggccccccccccccagacacGCGGAAcgccccccccaaagccccctcCCCCTTTGGGCCGTCCCCTCCCGCCCCCACATCTGGCCGCCCTCCCCTGCCGGGCACCGGGCCCAGCCCAGAGCCAGCTGCGGTGGGCTGCGGGGGGGTGTGAgacccccccctttttcccagCTGTTTCTCCCGATTGCATCATCCCGGGCTCCCTCTaaacccccccggcccctcccgccccaGCCCAGTCCGTCccagcccgtcccagcgcgCGCACGGCCTCTCCTCCCCGGATCATGCTCCAGCGCCCGACACTGACACGCCAACATGGGGCTGGCCCGCGGGTTAGGGGCCGGGGGGCAAtctggggggtctggggggcaaTTTGGGGGGGCGCCGAGGGGCGATTTGGGGGGCGCCGGGCTTCCCAGACGCCGGGGCTCAcgctctcctcccttccccagcctcacCATCTCGTCCGACGAGGAGAAAAGGTGAGAGGAAGCATTTTGGGGGTGTCgggaggggggggtgggtgttgtGTGGGGTCCCGGGTGGAGCGGGGGTGCCCCCAGCTCTGTGGGGAGATGGGGCCCCCCctcactgccccccccccagctctgctaTCTTCGGCGCCATCGTCACCTACATGAAGTACCTGGGGGTTAAAACCAAAGTGGGCGACGGCAAAAAGTCCAAGTCCAACTTCTTCCGAAAAAAGGTGAGACCCCGGGGCGCGGAGggtcccccaaaccccccccgacccccttgagcccccccgaacccccccaacccctgtcTCCCCGCAGATTTCGGGGGGCAAGAAGGAGAACGAGCTGCAGGCGAAGTCGCGGAAGGGTTTCAGCCTGCCGGGGGCGGCCCTGTGGGGCCGGGACGCCCACAGTGAGTGGGGGGCACTGCCTTTGGGGGGgccctgcctgccttctctgtgagccccctgccctgctgcaagcCTGGGGGGCGGCGCCGGGGGTCTCGCCGGCCCCCGCCCCCTCAGCTCCCCCTTCACCTGTGACTTTTCTCCTGCAGACGCCGAATTCAGGCAAAGCAAAATCCCGGAGAGTGAAGGTACCCCCGCTCCACGCCCCCGCCCTGGGGGGCCTCGCCCCTGCGACCCCCACCTACACCCCACACccctgtgtgtgtcccccccgcgggcccgatccggggggggttggagggggttttgctgacccccggccccccccagccGAAAAGGCGCCGCACGCCGAGAGGAAGGGCCCGAAGGTGGCCGAGAGGATGGaggggggggcggcgcggccccgggggggggcgaccggcccccccgacccccccagcATGGCCGTCACCATCAACCCCCCGCCGGGGGAGGGCGCCGAGGGCGATCCAGGTGAGGAGGGggccgtggggagggggcaggggtcTCGGTCTTCCCGCTGCTCACCCCCCCCATCGTGCCCCACAGCCTCAGACCCCCCGGGCACTGCGGAGCTGGGGGAGCCCCCCCCGCGCGGGCTCTGCCCCCCTGAGCCCCCTGCCAGCGAGCAGCACCCCACCGAGGAGGGGGCCGAGAGCGAGAGGTGAGATGGCgagcaacccccccccccccccaattacCCCCCAATTACCCCCCAATTACCCCCCAATTACCCCCCAATTACCCCCCAATTACCCCCCAATTACCCCCCAATTACCCCCCAAATTCCCTGCATGAGGGCATGGGGAGTTGTGGGGCATGGGCCCCCCGCTTGGCTGCTGCCCCCCAACCCGCTCTCTCTCCCCCCAGAAGACGGATCAGGTTGGtgacccccggccccccggcccccccccttGCATGCCTGGGGGGGCGTGACGGAGCCGGGGGGGGCACGGGACGCTGGCCTagagccccccgccgcctcaGCTAAGTAccggggcccccccggcccggcccaggtGCCGCGGGggggcgcccccggccccctccctccccccaggcCCCCCGGGCTGATGCATGGCTccgcgccccctccccaaatCAGATGCatggacacccccccccccacttttcCCCGTTGATCTCACGCTGTTtctccccccgcacccccccccccgtctGTGCACGCACGCTCCCCCCTGGGCGCCGCTCCCCCCGTGCTCTCTGTGCCGcctgtccccctccctccctccgtccgtccgtccgcgTCGCCCCCTCGGCttccccccgcggcggggccccccccccgccccccgcgccccccgccgcccccgcagGCTGCCGGGGAAGCTGGGGCGCTCGGAGAGCCTGCGCGTGTGCGAGCGGAAGCGTTCCCGCCGCGGCTCGGCCAAGGGCAAGCAGCCGCGCTCCCGCAGCGACGTCGACCTGCAGGcggccgcccgcgccgcccctACGGAggagccccccgcgcccccgcccgcccgccgccgacCCACGTAGGTGgcgggagccccccgccccgcgcgggcggggcagggcggggcaggtcctccccccccacacccggccattccccttccctccccccgccgcggggTCTCGGGGTGGCCCCGCGCCCGTgctgagccccctcccctcctgatCCCCGCAGCCTGgagccgggggggccgggggggggcgaCCCCCCGCAGTCCTTTCTGCCTCCCCAGTCTGAGGAGACTGAGCCGCGCGTTgcggagctggagctggagccgCCGGCCTGGCGGCAGCTCGCCGCCCCCGACGCACTCCTCAGGCTGAAGAAGAGCGAGGTCAAGCGGCAAGAAGTCATCAACGGTGAgacccccgccccgggacccccaggacTCCCGCCCCGCCGTCCTGAGTCGCCCCCCTCTGTCCTGACCCACCACTCTGACCCCACCCCGCCGTCctgaccccccaccccgccatcCTGACCCCTGACCCACCACTCTGACCCCACCCCGCCATCctgaccccccaccccgccgtcCTGAGTCGCCCCCCTCTGTCCTGACCCACCACTCTGACCCCACCCCACCGTCCTGACCCCTGACCCACCACTCTGACCCCACCCCGCCATCCTGACCCCTGACCCACCACTCTGACCCCACCCCGCCATCctgaccccccaccccgccgtcCTGAGTCGCCCCCCTCTGTCCTGACCCACCACTCTGACCCCACCCCGCCGTCctgaccccccaccccgccatcCTGACCCCTGACCCACCACTCTGACCCCACCCTGCCATCctgaccccccaccccaccgtCCTGAGTTGCCCCCCACTGTCCTGACCCACCACTCTGACCCCACCCCGCCGTCctgaccccccaccccgccgtcCTGAGTCGCCTCCCTCTGTCCTGACCCACCACTCTGACCCCACCCCGCCGTCctgaccccccaccccgccatcCTGACCCCTGACCCACCACTCTGACCCCACCCCGCCGTCctgaccccccaccccaccgtCCTGAGTCGCCCCCCACTGTCCTGACCCACCACTCTGACCCCACCGTCCTGAGTCACCCCCCACTGTCCTGACCCACCACTCTGACCCCACCCCACCATCCTGACCCCTGGCCCACCACTctgagccccccaccccgccatcctggccccccaccccgctgtCCTGAGTCGCCCCCCACTGTCCTGACCCACCACTCTGACCCCACCCCGCTGTTctggccccccaccccgctgtCCTAGCTGTCCCCACCCTGCTGTCCAGAGTGTCCCCACCTGCTGTCCTGACCCCTGGCCCACCACTCTGAGCCCCCCACCCGCTGTCCTGACCCATGGCCCACCACTCtgagccccccaccctgccatCCTGAGCCCCCCACCCGCTGTCCTGACCCCTGACCCACCACTCCGAGCCCCCCACCCGCTGTCCTGACCCCTGACCCACCACTCTGAGCCCCCCACCTGCTGTCCTGACCCCTGGCCCACCACTCTGAGCCCCCCACCCGCTGTCCTGACCCCTGACCCACCACTCTGAGCCCCCCACCCGCTGTCCTGACCCCTGACCCACCACTCCGAGCCCCCCACCCTGCCGCCCTGAGTTCCCTCCTGCTGTCCTGACCCCTGGCCCGCTGCTCTGATCCCCCCACCCTGCCGTTCTGAGAGCCCCACCTACCCTTCTGAGACTATCCCACCACTCTGactccctccccctgccctcctgacccccagcccactgTCCTGAGACCCCCACCTGCCTTCTGAGACCCCCTCCCCTGCCGCTCTGACCCCCTCCCCTGCCGCTCTgaccccctcccctgccctgctgacTCCCTCCCCGCACCGCTCTGAGCCCCCAGCCCACTGTCCTGAGCCCCCCCACCACTCTGAACCCCCCACCTGCCCTTCTAAGACACCCCCCGCCGCCCTGACcctctccccctgtcctcctgACCCACAGCCTGCTGCCTTGACCCCCCACCTGCCCTTCTgagccccccccgccgctctgaccccctccccctcccctgctgaCTCTCGCCCCCCACCGCTCTGAGCCCCCAGCTGCCCTTCTAAGACACCCCCTGCCCTTCTGAGCCCCGTCCCCCTGCCCTTCTGAGCCCTCCAGGCTGCCCTTCTGAGAACCCCCTGCCACCCTGACCCCGTCCCCCTGCCGTGCTGatccccagcctgctgccctgaGCCCCTCACCTGCCCTTCTGAGACCCCCACTCCACCCTGACCCCATCCCCCTGCCCTCCTGAGGCCCCCAGCCGCCCTTCTGAGCCCCCCCGCTGCCCTGACCCCgtccccctgccctgagcccccTGCCGCCCTCCtgagccccccgccgccctgACCCCCCCAGAGCTGTTCCTGACGGAGCACGCCCACGTCCGCATGCTGCgggtgctgctggaggtttTCTACCAGCCCATGCTGCGGGAGGCCTTCTTCGACGAGCACGAGCTCTCCAACATCTTCCCCAGCCTCGAGGACCTGGTGGAGGTGCACAGTGAgtcgggggggctggggggggccgggggagggtcccggggggcgcggctgaccccccccccccccccgccccagccgtCTTCCTCGACAGCCTCAAGAAGCTGCGGGAGGAGAGCGGCTACGTCATCGCGGAGATCGGGGACGTGCTGCTGGCGCGggtgagcggggccgggcgTGCGCGTGGGGGGCGCGTGGGGCGTGTGGGGGGCGCGcgtggggggcgcggggggggcgcgTGGGGGGCGTgtgggggtgcggggcaggGGCGCGTGtgggtgcggggcgggggcgcgtGTGTGGGCGTGTGGgtgtgcggggcgggggcgtgTGGGTGTGCGGGGCGGGGGTGcgagggggtgcggggggcgcgTGCGTGTGTGCAGGGGGCACGTGTGTGCAGGGGGCgcatggggggtgggggcgcgTGTGCGCGGGGGCGTGCGGGGTGGCGCGGGGGGCGTGCGGGGGCGTCTGCGCGTGCGTGGCGAGTGTGCAAGGGAGGGTGTGAGTGTGCGGGGGGCGTGCGAGGCACCTGTGTGTGCGCGCGGGGTGTGAGGCACACGTGTGCAGGACGGGTGCGCAGGGGCAGACGTGAGCGTGCAAGGCACGTGTGTGCAGGGGCGGGTGTGCAGGGGCGGGTGTGAGCGTGCAAGGCACGTGTGTGCAGGACGGGTGTGCAGGGGCGGGTGTGAGCGTGCAAGAGCAGGCGTGAGCGTGCAGGGATGAGCACCCGGGGCTGAGGCGAGCGCGAGGGTCACGTGTGAGCGTGGGCAGCGTGTGAGGGACACGCGCCCTGCTGGTGCGAGGCGGGCGTGCAAGGCGGGCGTGCGAGGCGAGCGTGCCGGTGCCGCCCGCAGTTCGAGGGCGCGGAGGGCAGCTGGTTCCAGAAGATCTCGGCGCGGTTCTGCAGCCGCCAGTCCTTCGCCCTGGAGCAGCTCAAGGCCAAGCAGCGCAAGGACGCGCGCTTCAGCCAGTTCATACAGGTACCGCcgcgccccccctccccaccccgcgccccccggggcgtccccgcgcccgcccggggggtcccagcgccgccccccgcccccccaggaGGCCGAGAGCCAGCCGCGGTGCCGGCGGCTGCAGCTGAAGGACATCATCCCCACGGAGATGCAGCGCCTCACCAAGTacccgctgctgctgcacagcgTCACCAAGTGCACGGGTGAGAGGGgggcccgccccgcgcccccagacccccgcccccgcgcccccccgcccaCACGCCCGCCTCTCCGTCCCccccgtccgtctgtccgtccccCGCAGAGGACGAGGGCGAGCGGGCCAAGGTGGAGCAGGCGGCCGAGTGCTGCCGCCAGATCCTGAACCACGTCAACCAGGAGGTGCGCGACATGGAGAACCTCATGGTAAGGGACCCCCGTGGCCCCCCGCGTgtccccccgtgccccccaccTGTGCCTAtgtccccccagtgtccccccagtgtccccacagTGTCTTCCCGTGTCCCCAGATGCCCCCACAGTGTCTTCCCGTGTCCCCAGATGcccccctgcatccccccgtgcccccaccgtgtccccccacaccccaccgtgtccccccacaccccaccgtGTCCCCCCTGTGGCCCCATGCACCTCCCCAGCGTCCCTGTGcggccccccacagcccccccacatcccctcccTATGGCCCCCTGTGGCCCCATGtggcccctgcagccccccatggcccccccacatcccctccctgtgtcccctgcacTCCCCTGtatccccccatgtccccgtggGGCCCCCCTGCATCCTCTTGTGTCCCCCCACATTACCCGTGTGTGGCACCCCACATCCCCTGTGGCCCCCTTGTGTCCCCCCATGTGTTCTCCggcccccccgcggcccccctacatcccccacggcccccccatGTGTCACGgccccccacatcccctctgtgtcccccccacaGCCCACACATCCCCCATatccccctgtgcccccccagcgTCCCCCTGCGTGGCCCTGTGTGTCTTCCACATCCCCCCGCAacccccctgtgtccccccatgtGTTCTCTGCGccccccctgtgtccccccacatcccccacggcccccccatGTATCACagccccccacatcccctccgtgtgtcccccccagcccccataTCCCCCTGTGCCCCTCACCCAGCGTCCCCCTGCGTGGCCCTGTGTGTTCTCCGCGGACCCCATGTGTTCTCCggccccccccacgccc
This genomic window from Phalacrocorax carbo unplaced genomic scaffold, bPhaCar2.1 SCAFFOLD_203, whole genome shotgun sequence contains:
- the ARHGEF1 gene encoding rho guanine nucleotide exchange factor 1 isoform X2 yields the protein MEPEEASNSSPAAGARGAGASAVPIIGAEDEDFENDIEPNPDDQNSLFQSLELVRQHPVYLMAFLQHVVLQFDSCPVLCYLHVDMLRRMNPKEGKKQFLEFCHMFLDKAGLLRVPVPHQVQFELDRTRPELLPDEVQRRYLQEIQAFQEPEISRQLEDFRSKRLMGMTPGEQELSELESYRTRDHGIRDAKEKQLAEVLLTRLEEMHLTISSDEEKSSAIFGAIVTYMKYLGVKTKVGDGKKSKSNFFRKKISGGKKENELQAKSRKGFSLPGAALWGRDAHNAEFRQSKIPESEAEKAPHAERKGPKVAERMEGGAARPRGGATGPPDPPSMAVTINPPPGEGAEGDPASDPPGTAELGEPPPRGLCPPEPPASEQHPTEEGAESERRRIRLPGKLGRSESLRVCERKRSRRGSAKGKQPRSRSDVDLQAAARAAPTEEPPAPPPARRRPTLEPGGPGGGDPPQSFLPPQSEETEPRVAELELEPPAWRQLAAPDALLRLKKSEVKRQEVINELFLTEHAHVRMLRVLLEVFYQPMLREAFFDEHELSNIFPSLEDLVEVHTVFLDSLKKLREESGYVIAEIGDVLLARFEGAEGSWFQKISARFCSRQSFALEQLKAKQRKDARFSQFIQEAESQPRCRRLQLKDIIPTEMQRLTKYPLLLHSVTKCTEDEGERAKVEQAAECCRQILNHVNQEVRDMENLMKLKDYQRRLDLSNLKQSTDPLLSEFKNTDITKRNLVHEGPLTWRVTRDKAVDVHVLLLDDLLVLLQRQEERLVLRCHSRTITPAPDGKQMLSPIIKLSSAMTREVATDHKAFYVIISWENGAQIYELVAQTVSERKHWCAMISETAGSLKLPGSHRVKASRVGQSPPSPIDYREPLLSTSENGGALKEPLPLDEREKDGAVEGTESEGGPEKRALGGLLALRRPPPPGEGRLAATALGRVSALKQLLPGAGVGDGAPSPPEENWGGPGPAPPEEERRDAGDGAESEGEGRGQRPEGGGRRGDPQRPPLPAVGPAAARGGGAPGAPPCAPPGAPPAAGGLAGGGAAGARGGAAGAEGDRGALLAAPGVPGQARLQRLPLHMRAGPPRRTWGPPPRAPS
- the ARHGEF1 gene encoding rho guanine nucleotide exchange factor 1 isoform X1; translation: MEPEEASNSSPAAGARGAGASAVPIIGAEDEDFENDIEPNPDDQNSLFQSLELVRQHPVYLMAFLQHVVLQFDSCPVLCYLHVDMLRRMNPKEGKKQFLEFCHMFLDKAGLLRVPVPHQVQFELDRTRPELLPDEVQRRYLQEIQAFQEPEISRQLEDFRSKRLMGMTPGEQELSELESYRTRDHGIRDAKEKQLAEVLLTRLEEMHLTISSDEEKSSAIFGAIVTYMKYLGVKTKVGDGKKSKSNFFRKKISGGKKENELQAKSRKGFSLPGAALWGRDAHNAEFRQSKIPESEAEKAPHAERKGPKVAERMEGGAARPRGGATGPPDPPSMAVTINPPPGEGAEGDPASDPPGTAELGEPPPRGLCPPEPPASEQHPTEEGAESERRRIRLPGKLGRSESLRVCERKRSRRGSAKGKQPRSRSDVDLQAAARAAPTEEPPAPPPARRRPTLEPGGPGGGDPPQSFLPPQSEETEPRVAELELEPPAWRQLAAPDALLRLKKSEVKRQEVINELFLTEHAHVRMLRVLLEVFYQPMLREAFFDEHELSNIFPSLEDLVEVHTVFLDSLKKLREESGYVIAEIGDVLLARFEGAEGSWFQKISARFCSRQSFALEQLKAKQRKDARFSQFIQEAESQPRCRRLQLKDIIPTEMQRLTKYPLLLHSVTKCTEDEGERAKVEQAAECCRQILNHVNQEVRDMENLMKLKDYQRRLDLSNLKQSTDPLLSEFKNTDITKRNLVHEGPLTWRVTRDKAVDVHVLLLDDLLVLLQRQEERLVLRCHSRTITPAPDGKQMLSPIIKLSSAMTREVATDHKAFYVIISWENGAQIYELVAQTVSERKHWCAMISETAGSLKLPGSHRVKASRVGQSPPSPIDSYREPLLSTSENGGALKEPLPLDEREKDGAVEGTESEGGPEKRALGGLLALRRPPPPGEGRLAATALGRVSALKQLLPGAGVGDGAPSPPEENWGGPGPAPPEEERRDAGDGAESEGEGRGQRPEGGGRRGDPQRPPLPAVGPAAARGGGAPGAPPCAPPGAPPAAGGLAGGGAAGARGGAAGAEGDRGALLAAPGVPGQARLQRLPLHMRAGPPRRTWGPPPRAPS
- the ARHGEF1 gene encoding rho guanine nucleotide exchange factor 1 isoform X4, giving the protein MEPEEASNSSPAAGARGAGASAVPIIGAEDEDFENDIEPNPDDQNSLFQSLELVRQHPVYLMAFLQHVVLQFDSCPVLCYLHVDMLRRMNPKEGKKQFLEFCHMFLDKAGLLRVPVPHQVQFELDRTRPELLPDEVQRRYLQEIQAFQEPEISRQLEDFRSKRLMGMTPGEQELSELESYRTRDHGIRDAKEKQLAEVLLTRLEEMHLTISSDEEKSSAIFGAIVTYMKYLGVKTKVGDGKKSKSNFFRKKISGGKKENELQAKSRKGFSLPGAALWGRDAHNAEFRQSKIPESEAEKAPHAERKGPKVAERMEGGAARPRGGATGPPDPPSMAVTINPPPGEGAEGDPASDPPGTAELGEPPPRGLCPPEPPASEQHPTEEGAESERRRISDVDLQAAARAAPTEEPPAPPPARRRPTLEPGGPGGGDPPQSFLPPQSEETEPRVAELELEPPAWRQLAAPDALLRLKKSEVKRQEVINELFLTEHAHVRMLRVLLEVFYQPMLREAFFDEHELSNIFPSLEDLVEVHTVFLDSLKKLREESGYVIAEIGDVLLARFEGAEGSWFQKISARFCSRQSFALEQLKAKQRKDARFSQFIQEAESQPRCRRLQLKDIIPTEMQRLTKYPLLLHSVTKCTEDEGERAKVEQAAECCRQILNHVNQEVRDMENLMKLKDYQRRLDLSNLKQSTDPLLSEFKNTDITKRNLVHEGPLTWRVTRDKAVDVHVLLLDDLLVLLQRQEERLVLRCHSRTITPAPDGKQMLSPIIKLSSAMTREVATDHKAFYVIISWENGAQIYELVAQTVSERKHWCAMISETAGSLKLPGSHRVKASRVGQSPPSPIDSYREPLLSTSENGGALKEPLPLDEREKDGAVEGTESEGGPEKRALGGLLALRRPPPPGEGRLAATALGRVSALKQLLPGAGVGDGAPSPPEENWGGPGPAPPEEERRDAGDGAESEGEGRGQRPEGGGRRGDPQRPPLPAVGPAAARGGGAPGAPPCAPPGAPPAAGGLAGGGAAGARGGAAGAEGDRGALLAAPGVPGQARLQRLPLHMRAGPPRRTWGPPPRAPS